In Serratia sp. FDAARGOS_506, a genomic segment contains:
- the rfaD gene encoding ADP-glyceromanno-heptose 6-epimerase, with product MIIVTGGAGMIGSNIIKALNDKGYRDILVVDNLKDGTKFVNLVDLDIADYIDKEDFIASIVAGDDLGDIEAVFHEGACSATTEWDGKYMMDNNYQYSKDLLHYCLDREIPFLYASSAATYGGREEFIEERQYEAPLNVYGYSKFLFDQYVREILPEADSQICGFRYFNVYGPREGHKGSMASVAFHLNTQINRGENPKLFAGSENFKRDFIYVGDVAAVNLWFWETGKSGIFNCGTGRAETFQAVADAVVDFHQKGAVEYIEFPEKLKGRYQAYTQADLTKLRAAGYDAPFKTVAEGVKEYMAWLNRTA from the coding sequence ATGATTATCGTCACAGGCGGCGCCGGCATGATCGGCAGCAACATCATTAAGGCACTGAACGACAAGGGATATCGCGATATCCTGGTGGTGGATAACCTGAAAGACGGCACCAAGTTCGTCAACCTGGTCGATCTGGACATCGCCGACTATATCGATAAAGAAGACTTTATCGCCAGCATCGTGGCCGGCGACGATCTGGGCGATATCGAAGCGGTCTTCCACGAAGGCGCCTGCTCAGCGACCACCGAGTGGGACGGCAAGTACATGATGGACAATAACTATCAGTACTCCAAAGACCTGCTGCACTACTGCCTGGATCGCGAAATTCCGTTCCTGTACGCCTCCTCCGCCGCCACTTACGGCGGCCGCGAAGAGTTCATCGAGGAGCGCCAGTATGAAGCGCCGCTCAACGTGTACGGCTACTCCAAATTCCTGTTCGATCAGTACGTGCGTGAGATCCTGCCGGAAGCGGACTCGCAGATCTGCGGCTTCCGCTACTTCAACGTTTACGGCCCGCGCGAAGGCCACAAAGGCAGCATGGCCAGCGTCGCCTTCCACCTGAATACCCAGATCAACCGCGGCGAAAACCCGAAACTGTTCGCCGGCAGCGAAAATTTCAAGCGTGACTTCATCTACGTCGGCGATGTAGCTGCGGTTAACCTGTGGTTCTGGGAGACCGGCAAATCCGGCATCTTTAACTGCGGCACCGGCCGGGCGGAAACCTTCCAGGCGGTGGCCGACGCGGTGGTGGACTTCCACCAGAAGGGCGCGGTGGAATACATCGAGTTCCCGGAGAAGCTGAAGGGCCGCTATCAGGCGTACACCCAGGCCGATCTGACCAAGCTGCGCGCCGCCGGCTACGACGCACCGTTCAAAACGGTCGCCGAAGGCGTGAAAGAGTACATGGCCTGGTTGAACCGCACCGCATAA